One genomic region from Pseudoduganella lutea encodes:
- the truB gene encoding tRNA pseudouridine(55) synthase TruB — protein MTEARVKRVRDLVDGVLLLDKPVGLSSNDALIKVKRVLNAKKAGHTGTLDPFATGLLPLCFGEATKFSQDLLEADKTYVTTVHLGVRTDTGDTEGLVLDADPALNRDAATITIDEIEAVLARFRGPIAQVPPMYSALKRDGKPLYEYARAGITLEREARNVVIHKLELLSYEAPFLRLAATVSKGTYIRVLGEDIGAALGCGAHLNALRRTGVGALSADGMVTLEQVNAHAAPLSLLAPVDALLSSFPSIELTADLAKRFLQGQRLPLGKEPGVQTPASYEGRVRVYGPAGDGGKLLGTGLFEQWAILKPERLIAAAQ, from the coding sequence ATGACCGAAGCACGAGTAAAGCGGGTGCGCGACCTCGTCGACGGCGTGCTGCTGCTGGACAAGCCGGTCGGGCTGTCGTCGAACGATGCGCTGATCAAGGTGAAGCGCGTGCTGAACGCCAAGAAGGCGGGCCATACCGGCACGCTCGATCCGTTCGCCACCGGCCTGCTGCCGCTGTGCTTCGGCGAAGCGACCAAGTTCTCGCAGGACCTGCTGGAAGCCGACAAGACCTACGTGACCACCGTGCACCTGGGCGTGCGCACCGACACGGGCGACACGGAAGGCCTCGTGCTCGACGCCGACCCCGCGCTGAACCGCGATGCCGCCACCATCACGATCGACGAGATCGAAGCGGTGCTGGCGCGCTTCCGCGGCCCGATCGCGCAGGTGCCGCCGATGTACTCGGCGTTGAAGCGCGACGGCAAGCCGCTGTACGAATACGCCCGCGCCGGCATCACGCTCGAGCGCGAAGCGCGCAACGTGGTGATCCACAAGCTGGAACTGCTGTCGTACGAAGCGCCGTTCCTGCGCCTGGCAGCCACGGTCAGCAAGGGCACCTATATCCGCGTGCTGGGCGAGGACATTGGCGCCGCGCTCGGCTGCGGCGCCCACCTGAACGCGCTGCGGCGCACGGGCGTCGGCGCGCTGTCCGCCGATGGCATGGTCACGCTGGAACAGGTGAACGCCCATGCCGCGCCGCTTTCCCTGCTGGCACCCGTGGATGCGCTGCTGTCGTCGTTCCCCAGCATCGAACTGACGGCCGACCTGGCGAAGCGCTTCCTGCAAGGCCAGCGCCTGCCGCTCGGCAAGGAGCCCGGCGTGCAGACGCCCGCGTCCTACGAAGGCCGTGTGCGCGTGTACGGGCCCGCCGGCGACGGCGGCAAGCTGCTCGGCACCGGCCTGTTCGAGCAGTGGGCCATCCTCAAGCCCGAGCGGCTGATCGCCGCCGCGCAATAG
- the rbfA gene encoding 30S ribosome-binding factor RbfA, with amino-acid sequence MAKHSKSIPARGLRVADQIQKDLSELIAFEVKDPRVGMLTLAEVQLTPDYAHAKIYFTMLKDDPETVKNTLAGLHAAAGYLRNQLGKRLHIHTLPQLHFVHDTSASRGIAMSALIDKANATRAADYEEDSADGATGSETKE; translated from the coding sequence ATGGCTAAACACAGCAAATCGATCCCCGCCCGCGGCCTGCGCGTGGCGGACCAGATCCAGAAAGACCTTTCCGAACTGATCGCCTTCGAGGTAAAAGACCCGCGCGTGGGCATGCTCACGCTCGCCGAAGTGCAGCTCACGCCGGACTACGCGCATGCAAAGATCTACTTCACGATGCTCAAGGACGATCCGGAGACCGTGAAGAACACGCTGGCCGGCCTGCACGCCGCCGCCGGCTACCTGCGCAACCAGCTGGGCAAGCGCCTGCACATCCACACGCTGCCGCAGCTGCACTTCGTGCACGACACGTCGGCCTCGCGCGGCATCGCGATGTCGGCACTGATCGACAAGGCCAACGCCACGCGCGCGGCCGACTATGAAGAAGACAGCGCGGACGGCGCAACCGGCAGCGAAACAAAAGAATGA
- the infB gene encoding translation initiation factor IF-2, which yields MASNNVAQFATELKMPADLLLTQLRSAGVEKSSASDPLSKDDKDKLLEHLRRTHGAAGSSEKKKITVTRKETNEIKQADASGKTRTIQVEVRKKRTFVQRDDLPATTTPAPAAPVVDEAENARREEDARRQAEMIARQEADLREKQEALARLDAEKEAQAKATAAAEAEAKRRADEEAAKAAAEKAAAEKAGARDAQKQADTEAADKKRAADAEEAKKKAEQATKEAAERAAATERARKAVADEVAQIKAMMAQPRRVIKAPEPPPAPVKPAAPAGTLHKPADKKPGTTTAATTEKKDDKKPGDRKSIKSANVSSTWSDDAKKRGAPGGGKGRGTSTGPTSRDGWRAGGGRGGRGRNSHHDDRESNFQAPTEAIIKEVYVPETITVAELAHKMAVKASEVIKQLMKLGQMCTINQVLDQETAMILVEEMGHKAFPAAEDDPEALLADQGEQTHFESTSRAPVVTVMGHVDHGKTSLLDYIRRAKVASGEAGGITQHIGAYHVDTPRGMITFLDTPGHEAFTAMRARGAKATDIVILVVAADDGVMPQTKEAIAHAKAAGVPLVVAINKIDKPGGNLERVTQELITEGVVPEEYGGEAPFVPVSAKTGQGIDTLLENVLLQAEVLELKAPVAAPARGLVVEARLDKGRGPVATILVQSGTLKRGDVVLAGSSYGRVRAMLDENGKAVAEAGPSIPVEIQGLTEVPAAGEEVMVMADERKAREIGLFRQGKYRDVKLAKQQAAKLENLFDQMAEGEVQNVPLIVKTDVQGSQEALVGSLQKLSTSEVRVQIVHAAVGGITESDVNLATASKAVIIGFNARADAQARKLAEANGVDIRYYNIIYDAIEEVKAAMSGMLAPEKREHITGQVEIRQVILVSKVGAIAGCLVTDGVVKRSSSVRLLRNNIVVWTGEIDSLKRFKDDAKEVRAGLECGLSLKNYNDIQVGDTLEVFEIQEVARTL from the coding sequence ATGGCGAGTAACAACGTAGCCCAATTTGCCACCGAACTGAAGATGCCTGCAGACTTGCTGCTGACGCAGCTGCGTTCCGCGGGCGTCGAGAAGAGCTCGGCGTCAGATCCATTGTCGAAAGATGATAAGGACAAGCTGCTGGAGCACCTGCGCCGCACGCACGGCGCAGCTGGATCATCCGAGAAGAAGAAAATCACGGTCACGCGCAAGGAAACCAACGAGATCAAGCAGGCCGATGCCTCTGGCAAGACCCGCACGATCCAGGTCGAAGTGCGCAAGAAGCGCACCTTCGTGCAGCGAGATGACCTGCCCGCGACCACCACGCCCGCTCCGGCGGCACCGGTGGTCGACGAGGCCGAGAACGCCCGCCGCGAGGAAGACGCGCGCCGCCAGGCCGAGATGATCGCCCGCCAGGAAGCGGATCTGCGCGAGAAGCAGGAAGCCCTGGCGCGCCTGGACGCGGAAAAGGAAGCGCAAGCCAAGGCCACCGCTGCTGCAGAAGCGGAAGCCAAGCGCCGCGCCGACGAGGAAGCGGCGAAAGCTGCCGCCGAAAAGGCCGCCGCCGAGAAGGCCGGTGCCCGCGACGCGCAGAAGCAGGCCGATACGGAAGCCGCTGACAAAAAGCGCGCCGCCGACGCCGAGGAAGCCAAGAAGAAGGCCGAGCAGGCAACCAAGGAAGCCGCGGAACGTGCCGCTGCAACCGAGCGCGCCCGTAAAGCCGTGGCCGACGAAGTGGCGCAGATCAAGGCCATGATGGCGCAGCCGCGCCGCGTGATCAAGGCGCCGGAACCGCCGCCTGCACCGGTCAAGCCGGCCGCGCCGGCCGGCACGCTGCACAAGCCTGCCGACAAGAAGCCGGGCACCACCACGGCGGCAACTACCGAGAAGAAGGACGACAAGAAGCCGGGCGATCGCAAGTCGATCAAGTCGGCCAACGTGTCGTCCACCTGGTCCGACGATGCCAAGAAGCGTGGCGCGCCGGGCGGCGGCAAGGGCCGTGGCACGAGCACCGGTCCGACCAGCCGCGATGGCTGGCGTGCAGGTGGCGGCCGCGGTGGCCGTGGCCGCAACTCGCACCACGATGACCGCGAATCGAACTTCCAGGCACCAACGGAAGCGATCATCAAGGAAGTGTACGTGCCGGAAACCATCACCGTGGCCGAACTGGCCCACAAGATGGCCGTCAAGGCTTCCGAGGTGATCAAGCAGCTGATGAAGCTGGGCCAGATGTGCACGATCAACCAGGTGCTGGACCAGGAAACGGCGATGATCCTCGTCGAGGAAATGGGCCACAAGGCATTCCCTGCCGCCGAGGACGATCCGGAAGCGCTGCTGGCCGACCAGGGCGAGCAGACGCACTTCGAATCGACGTCGCGTGCACCGGTCGTCACCGTCATGGGCCACGTCGACCACGGTAAAACGTCGCTGCTGGATTACATCCGCCGCGCCAAAGTGGCGTCGGGCGAAGCCGGCGGCATCACGCAGCACATCGGCGCTTACCACGTCGACACGCCGCGCGGCATGATCACCTTCCTGGATACCCCGGGCCACGAAGCCTTCACGGCGATGCGTGCCCGCGGTGCCAAGGCCACCGACATCGTCATCCTGGTGGTGGCGGCGGACGATGGCGTGATGCCGCAAACGAAGGAAGCGATCGCCCACGCGAAAGCGGCCGGCGTGCCGCTGGTGGTGGCGATCAACAAGATCGACAAGCCAGGCGGCAACCTGGAACGCGTGACGCAGGAACTGATCACCGAAGGCGTGGTGCCGGAAGAATACGGCGGCGAAGCGCCGTTCGTGCCGGTGTCGGCGAAAACGGGCCAGGGCATCGATACGCTGCTGGAAAACGTGCTGCTGCAAGCCGAAGTGCTGGAACTGAAGGCGCCGGTGGCAGCACCGGCCCGCGGTCTGGTGGTCGAAGCCCGCCTGGACAAGGGCCGCGGCCCGGTCGCCACGATCCTGGTGCAGTCCGGTACGCTGAAGCGTGGCGACGTGGTGCTGGCCGGTTCGTCGTATGGCCGTGTCCGTGCAATGCTGGACGAGAACGGCAAGGCGGTCGCCGAAGCCGGTCCGTCGATCCCGGTCGAGATCCAGGGCCTGACCGAAGTGCCGGCCGCCGGCGAAGAAGTCATGGTCATGGCGGACGAGCGCAAGGCGCGTGAGATCGGCCTGTTCCGTCAAGGTAAGTACCGCGACGTGAAGCTGGCCAAGCAGCAGGCCGCCAAGCTGGAGAACCTGTTCGACCAGATGGCCGAAGGCGAAGTGCAGAACGTGCCGCTGATCGTCAAGACCGACGTGCAGGGTTCGCAGGAAGCGCTGGTGGGTTCGCTGCAGAAGCTGTCGACCTCCGAAGTGCGGGTGCAGATCGTGCACGCGGCCGTCGGCGGCATCACGGAATCGGACGTCAACCTGGCGACCGCGTCGAAGGCTGTCATCATCGGCTTCAACGCCCGTGCCGATGCCCAGGCGCGCAAGCTGGCCGAGGCCAACGGCGTGGACATCCGCTACTACAACATCATCTACGACGCGATCGAAGAGGTGAAGGCGGCGATGTCGGGCATGCTGGCACCGGAGAAGCGCGAGCACATCACCGGCCAGGTGGAGATTCGCCAGGTCATCCTGGTGTCGAAGGTTGGCGCGATTGCCGGCTGCCTGGTCACCGATGGCGTGGTCAAGCGTTCCTCGTCGGTTCGCCTGCTGCGCAACAACATCGTCGTGTGGACCGGCGAGATCGACTCGCTCAAGCGCTTCAAGGACGATGCGAAGGAAGTGCGCGCCGGCCTCGAGTGCGGCCTGTCGCTGAAGAACTACAACGACATCCAGGTTGGCGACACGCTGGAAGTCTTTGAGATTCAAGAAGTGGCACGTACGCTGTAA
- the nusA gene encoding transcription termination factor NusA: MSREVLLLVDALAREKNVDKDVVFGALEFALAQATKKRYEGEVDIRVSIDRDSGEFESFRRWHVVPDEAGLQLPDQEVLLFEAKEQIPDIEVDEYIEEPIESVEFGRRFAQDTKQVVLQRVRDAEREQILQDFLERGDALVTGTIKRMERGDAIVESGKIEARLPRDQMIPKENLRIGDRVRAYILRVDRNMRGPQVILSRTAPEFIMKLFELEVPEIEQGMLEIKSAARDAGVRAKIAVYTADKRIDPIGTCVGMRGSRVQAVTGELGGERVDIVLWSEDPAQFVIGALAPANVSSIMVDEDKHAMDVVVDEENLAIAIGRSGQNVRLASELTGWKINIMTAEESANKAAQETAAVRTLFMEKLDVDQEVADILVEEGFSSLEEIAYVPISEMLDIEAFDEDTVNELRTRARDALVTEAIASEEGLEGMEEGLVGLEGMDRITAGKLGLAGIKTLEQFAGLAYDEFGAILALSTDRASELIKNEFEDVTDDEMKLVDSKYDDRAKALQAKAWSVAEAAKA; encoded by the coding sequence ATGAGTCGCGAAGTTTTGTTATTGGTGGACGCGCTTGCGCGCGAGAAGAACGTCGATAAGGACGTGGTATTCGGCGCGCTCGAATTCGCGTTGGCGCAAGCCACGAAGAAACGCTATGAAGGCGAAGTCGACATCCGCGTTTCGATCGACCGCGATTCCGGCGAATTCGAATCCTTCCGCCGCTGGCACGTGGTACCCGACGAAGCCGGCCTGCAGCTGCCTGATCAGGAAGTGCTGCTGTTCGAAGCAAAAGAGCAGATCCCCGATATCGAAGTCGACGAATACATCGAAGAGCCGATCGAATCCGTGGAATTCGGCCGCCGCTTCGCGCAGGACACCAAGCAAGTCGTGCTGCAGCGCGTGCGCGATGCCGAACGCGAACAGATCCTGCAGGACTTCCTCGAGCGCGGCGATGCGCTGGTGACCGGCACGATCAAGCGCATGGAACGCGGCGATGCGATCGTCGAATCCGGCAAGATCGAAGCCCGCCTGCCGCGCGACCAGATGATCCCGAAGGAAAACCTGCGCATTGGCGACCGCGTGCGTGCGTACATCCTGCGCGTGGACCGCAACATGCGCGGCCCGCAGGTGATCCTGTCGCGCACCGCGCCGGAATTCATCATGAAGCTGTTCGAGCTGGAAGTGCCGGAAATCGAGCAGGGCATGCTGGAAATTAAATCGGCCGCCCGCGATGCCGGCGTGCGCGCCAAGATCGCCGTCTACACGGCCGACAAGCGCATCGACCCGATCGGCACCTGTGTCGGCATGCGCGGTTCGCGCGTGCAGGCCGTGACCGGTGAACTGGGCGGCGAGCGCGTGGACATCGTGCTGTGGTCCGAAGACCCGGCGCAGTTCGTGATCGGCGCGCTGGCGCCGGCCAACGTGTCGTCGATCATGGTCGATGAAGACAAGCACGCGATGGACGTCGTCGTCGACGAGGAAAACCTGGCGATCGCGATCGGCCGTTCCGGCCAGAACGTGCGCCTGGCTTCCGAGCTGACCGGCTGGAAGATCAACATCATGACGGCCGAGGAATCGGCCAACAAGGCAGCCCAGGAAACGGCGGCGGTTCGTACGCTGTTCATGGAAAAGCTCGATGTGGACCAGGAAGTGGCCGACATCCTGGTCGAGGAAGGTTTCAGCAGCCTGGAAGAAATCGCCTACGTGCCGATCTCCGAGATGCTGGACATCGAAGCCTTCGACGAAGACACCGTCAACGAACTGCGTACCCGGGCACGGGATGCGCTGGTCACGGAGGCGATCGCTTCGGAAGAGGGCCTGGAAGGCATGGAAGAAGGCCTGGTCGGCCTGGAAGGCATGGACCGCATCACGGCGGGCAAGCTGGGTCTGGCGGGCATCAAGACGCTGGAACAGTTCGCCGGCCTGGCCTATGACGAGTTCGGGGCCATCCTCGCGCTGTCGACGGACCGTGCAAGTGAACTGATTAAAAATGAATTTGAAGATGTGACCGACGATGAAATGAAGCTGGTCGACTCCAAGTACGACGATCGCGCCAAGGCCCTGCAGGCCAAGGCGTGGTCGGTGGCCGAGGCGGCCAAGGCCTGA
- the rimP gene encoding ribosome maturation factor RimP: MQLPELIEKTVAGLGYDLVDFERAERGLLRVYIDFLPADAEEKGPITVEDCATVSHQLSHVLTVENVPYERLEISSPGLDRPLRKLSDFERFAGLEAIVKLRMALPGTANRKSYQGILQAPEGDQLGIEFESKDGPAVLNFTLADMDKARLVPQVDFRSRKA, from the coding sequence TTGCAACTGCCGGAACTGATTGAGAAGACCGTCGCGGGTCTCGGCTATGACCTGGTCGATTTCGAACGGGCCGAGCGCGGCCTGCTGCGCGTGTATATCGATTTCCTCCCTGCGGACGCAGAGGAAAAGGGCCCGATCACGGTAGAAGACTGCGCCACGGTGAGCCACCAGCTGTCGCACGTGCTGACGGTCGAAAATGTGCCATACGAGCGGCTCGAGATTTCGTCGCCGGGCCTGGACCGGCCACTGCGCAAGCTGTCCGATTTCGAGCGCTTCGCCGGCCTCGAGGCCATCGTCAAGCTGCGCATGGCGCTGCCGGGCACCGCCAACCGCAAGTCCTACCAGGGCATCCTGCAGGCACCCGAGGGTGACCAGCTGGGAATCGAATTTGAAAGTAAAGATGGTCCTGCGGTGCTGAATTTCACGCTCGCGGACATGGATAAGGCACGTTTGGTGCCGCAGGTGGATTTTAGGAGCCGCAAAGCATGA